From a single Chloroflexota bacterium genomic region:
- a CDS encoding flavin reductase has translation MDFKTRQKILRQFTYGMYAVSAQHNGASNAFLANWLAQCSFDPPMVMISVERDARTLALMRGGGYFVVHVLATGQREFAGMLGRSSRTVPDKLKNVRRHPSALTGCPILEETLGYVECRIVGELPAGDSVIVTGQVLDAVVLHEGDLPPLTMQETGFKHAG, from the coding sequence ATGGATTTCAAGACGCGACAAAAAATTTTGCGCCAGTTCACGTACGGTATGTATGCGGTTTCGGCGCAGCACAACGGCGCGAGCAACGCGTTTCTTGCGAACTGGCTCGCGCAATGTTCGTTCGATCCGCCGATGGTGATGATTTCGGTCGAGCGCGACGCACGCACGCTCGCGTTGATGCGCGGCGGCGGTTACTTTGTTGTGCATGTCCTAGCGACTGGACAACGCGAGTTTGCCGGGATGCTCGGTCGGTCGTCGCGCACCGTGCCGGACAAACTCAAAAATGTGCGCAGGCATCCAAGCGCGCTGACGGGTTGTCCGATTCTCGAAGAGACGCTGGGCTATGTCGAGTGTCGCATTGTCGGCGAATTGCCGGCGGGCGATTCGGTGATCGTTACCGGCCAAGTTCTGGACGCAGTGGTTTTGCACGAGGGCGA